One stretch of Bacillus thermozeamaize DNA includes these proteins:
- a CDS encoding YajQ family cyclic di-GMP-binding protein: protein MAKENSFDIVSKVNLAEVTNAIQQAMKEIETRYDFKGSKSRITLEGEEIVILSDDEFKLEQVKDVLASKLIRRGVSLKSLDYQKVEPAAGGNVRQRAVIKQGIQQDQAKQISKLIRDSGIKVKCQIQGDQLRVSGKSRDDLQKVIHMLKEADLPVDLQFVNYR, encoded by the coding sequence ATGGCAAAAGAAAACTCCTTTGACATCGTGTCCAAAGTCAACCTGGCCGAGGTGACCAACGCCATCCAACAAGCGATGAAGGAAATCGAAACCCGCTATGATTTCAAAGGCAGCAAAAGCCGTATCACCCTGGAAGGGGAAGAGATCGTCATTCTCTCCGATGACGAATTTAAATTGGAACAGGTAAAAGACGTTCTTGCCAGCAAGCTGATCCGGCGTGGGGTCTCCCTGAAAAGCCTGGATTACCAAAAAGTAGAACCCGCTGCCGGTGGCAACGTACGGCAACGGGCTGTGATTAAACAGGGGATCCAGCAGGATCAAGCCAAACAAATCAGCAAGTTGATCCGGGATTCCGGGATCAAAGTGAAGTGCCAGATCCAGGGAGATCAGCTGCGCGTCTCCGGAAAAAGCCGCGACGATCTGCAAAAGGTGATTCACATGCTGAAAGAAGCCGATCTGCCGGTGGATCTCCAGTTTGTCAACTATCGTTAA
- a CDS encoding copper-translocating P-type ATPase: MSADLTREASGQNRQNRQNPSHRKAILEITGMTCAACANRVERALNKVEGVVQANVNLASEKATVRYVSGMIGVDALIAAVEKAGYQARESVAVDEVAKKEARQRRERRQLTAFLLGALVSLPFLVQMVGDLTGLPWMMPPWLQFVLASVVQFTIGWRFIRGAYHALRGGSANMDVLVAMGTLAAYSYSSVLFFMGAHEGFYFEASVIIITLILLGKFMESRAKGRTSEAMKKLMGLQAKMAHVIRDGQVVDVPVEEVQVGDQLLVKSGEKIPVDGVVVEGQTTVDESMLTGESLPVSKSPGDRVVGATLNKHGAIRMRATKVGKDTVLSQIIRMVEEAQGSKAPIQDLADRISGIFVPIVVSLALVTFLLTWWFAGFTPALIHAVAVLVIACPCALGLATPTAIMVGTGKGAENGVLIKGAEHLQALQDVNAVILDKTGTITKGEPELTDVVALGNLRKEQLLQMVASAEQASEHPLAQAIVRGARQRGLKLQEVSQFEAVPGHGIRARVGDETLFVGNKTWIAMQAVNLEPYLPAIDALEGQGKTVMLAAKRGRLLGYLAVADTVKETSAQAVAELHQMGIEVYMLTGDNRRTAEAIAAQVGIDQVFAEVLPEEKAAWVKKLQQQGKRVAMVGDGINDAPALATADVGIAIGTGTDVAMEAADITLMRGDLLSLVACIQLSQATMRKIKQNLGWAFGYNILLIPVAAVGLLNPILAGAAMAFSSVSVVTNALLLNRWRPKVKSKPLIRTHQAA; this comes from the coding sequence ATGTCAGCCGATTTGACAAGGGAAGCCTCCGGACAAAACCGGCAAAACCGGCAGAACCCGTCACATCGCAAAGCGATATTGGAGATTACCGGAATGACATGTGCAGCCTGTGCCAACAGGGTGGAACGGGCGTTGAACAAGGTGGAGGGTGTGGTTCAGGCCAATGTCAACCTGGCCAGCGAGAAAGCCACCGTGCGATACGTATCTGGCATGATTGGGGTGGATGCGTTGATCGCTGCCGTGGAAAAAGCCGGTTACCAAGCCAGGGAATCGGTTGCGGTCGACGAAGTGGCGAAAAAAGAAGCGCGGCAGCGTCGGGAACGCCGGCAATTGACCGCTTTTCTCCTTGGCGCATTGGTTTCCCTCCCCTTTCTCGTTCAGATGGTGGGGGATCTGACCGGTTTGCCATGGATGATGCCGCCATGGTTGCAGTTTGTCCTTGCTTCCGTCGTCCAATTCACGATTGGCTGGCGGTTTATTCGCGGCGCCTACCATGCGCTGCGGGGAGGCAGCGCCAACATGGACGTGCTGGTGGCGATGGGGACGCTGGCGGCTTACAGTTACAGCAGTGTGCTCTTTTTCATGGGGGCGCATGAAGGATTTTATTTTGAGGCCAGTGTGATCATCATCACGTTAATCCTGCTCGGGAAGTTCATGGAATCGCGCGCCAAGGGACGCACCTCAGAGGCGATGAAGAAGTTGATGGGTCTTCAGGCCAAGATGGCACACGTGATTCGCGACGGCCAGGTGGTGGATGTGCCTGTTGAGGAGGTGCAGGTGGGCGACCAGTTGCTTGTCAAGTCAGGCGAAAAGATCCCGGTGGACGGTGTGGTGGTGGAAGGACAGACGACGGTGGATGAGTCCATGCTGACTGGGGAAAGCCTGCCCGTGTCCAAAAGTCCCGGCGACAGGGTCGTGGGTGCCACGCTGAACAAACACGGCGCCATCCGGATGCGGGCGACGAAAGTGGGCAAGGATACGGTTCTCTCCCAGATCATCCGGATGGTGGAAGAGGCGCAAGGGTCAAAAGCGCCCATCCAGGATTTGGCGGACCGGATTTCCGGGATCTTTGTCCCGATTGTGGTCAGTCTCGCCCTTGTTACCTTCCTGTTGACATGGTGGTTTGCAGGGTTTACCCCGGCGCTCATCCATGCTGTGGCCGTGCTGGTGATTGCTTGTCCTTGCGCGCTCGGCCTGGCCACGCCGACCGCGATCATGGTCGGAACCGGGAAAGGCGCTGAAAACGGGGTGTTGATCAAAGGCGCGGAACACCTGCAGGCGTTGCAGGATGTAAACGCGGTGATCCTGGACAAGACCGGGACGATCACCAAGGGAGAACCGGAACTGACTGATGTGGTGGCGCTGGGCAATCTCCGTAAGGAGCAGTTGTTGCAAATGGTGGCCAGTGCCGAACAGGCTTCCGAGCATCCCCTGGCTCAGGCCATCGTCCGGGGTGCCCGCCAGCGCGGGCTGAAGCTGCAAGAAGTCAGTCAGTTTGAGGCGGTGCCGGGCCACGGCATTCGTGCCAGGGTGGGCGATGAGACGCTTTTTGTGGGGAACAAAACATGGATCGCGATGCAAGCCGTCAACCTCGAACCCTATCTGCCGGCCATCGATGCGCTGGAAGGGCAGGGGAAGACGGTGATGTTGGCCGCCAAACGCGGCAGATTATTGGGTTATCTGGCCGTAGCCGATACCGTTAAGGAAACATCGGCGCAGGCTGTTGCCGAGCTGCATCAAATGGGGATAGAAGTGTACATGCTGACTGGTGACAACCGCCGGACAGCCGAGGCGATCGCCGCCCAAGTGGGGATCGATCAGGTGTTTGCGGAAGTTCTGCCGGAAGAAAAGGCGGCCTGGGTGAAAAAGCTGCAGCAGCAAGGAAAACGGGTAGCCATGGTAGGTGACGGAATCAATGATGCTCCCGCCCTGGCAACGGCTGATGTGGGGATTGCCATCGGTACCGGAACAGATGTGGCGATGGAGGCGGCGGATATCACGCTGATGCGCGGTGACCTGTTGTCCCTCGTGGCCTGCATTCAGCTCTCTCAAGCCACCATGCGCAAGATCAAGCAAAATCTTGGTTGGGCGTTCGGTTACAACATTTTGTTGATTCCGGTGGCTGCAGTCGGCTTGTTGAACCCGATTCTGGCCGGCGCGGCCATGGCCTTCAGTTCCGTTTCCGTCGTCACCAATGCCCTTCTTCTGAACCGCTGGAGACCTAAAGTAAAAAGCAAACCACTTATCCGGACGCATCAGGCAGCATAG